From the genome of Opisthocomus hoazin isolate bOpiHoa1 chromosome 8, bOpiHoa1.hap1, whole genome shotgun sequence, one region includes:
- the ELK3 gene encoding ETS domain-containing protein Elk-3, giving the protein MESAITLWQFLLQLLLDQKHEHLICWTSNDGEFKLLKAEEVAKLWGLRKNKTNMNYDKLSRALRYYYDKNIIKKVIGQKFVYKFVSFPEILKMDPHAVEISRERLLLQDSDCKMPSESRDQHKHSLSALKSTSRNEYIHSGLYSSFTINSLQNQPDPYKPIKTEKLEEKSEGNTPVEEVRTVIRFVTNKTDKQVMRPMVSLPSTSETAAASAFLSSSVSAKISSLMLPNSASISSPSSSSSRSPSLSPTSPLPAEHRSLFLESSCHDSDSLEPLNLSSGSKAKSPSLPPKAKKPKGLEISAPPMVLSSTDIGSIALNSPALPSGSLTPAFFTAQTPNGLLLTPSPLLSSIHFWSSLSPVAPLSPARLQGPNTLFQFPTLLNGHIPVPLPSLDGASSPVLLSPNAQKS; this is encoded by the exons ATGGAGAGTGCAATCACACTGTGGCAGTTCCTTTTGCAGTTGCTGCTAGACCAGAAACATGAGCACCTGATTTGCTGGACGTCTAATGATGGCGAATTCAAGCTACTCAAGGCAGAAGAAGTGGCTAAGCTGTGGGGactcagaaaaaacaaaactaatatGAATTATGACAAGCTGAGCCGAGCGCTCAGATACTATTATGACAAG AACATCATTAAGAAAGTGATTGGACAAAAATTTGTGTACAAGTTTGTCTCCTTTCCTGAGATTTTAAAAATGGATCCACATGCTGTGGAAATCAGCAGAGAGAGACTTTTGCTGCAGGACAGCGACTGTAAGATGCCTTCCGAGAGCAGGGATCAGCACAAGCACAGCTTGTCAGCACTGAAAAGCACAAGCCGAAATGAATATATCCACTCTGGCCTGTACTCCTCTTTCACTATCAACTCTCTGCAGAACCAGCCAGACCCTTACAAGccaatcaaaacagaaaaactggaggAGAAATCAGAAGGAAACACACCAGTCGAAGAAGTTCGGACTGTTATAAGATTTGtgacaaacaaaacagacaaacaagTTATGAGGCCCATGGTGTCGTTGCCTTCCACTTCCGAaacagcagctgcctctgcttttcTCAGCTCATCAGTATCAGCTAAAATATCTTCCTTAATGCTACCCAACAGTGCCAGCATTTCATCTCCATCGTCATCTTCCTCCAGGTCGCCGTCTCTGTCTCCCACCTCACCCCTCCCTGCAGAACACAGGAGCCTCTTCCTTGAGTCCAGTTGCCACGACTCAGATTCCCTTGAGCCTCTGAACCTCTCCTCAGGCTCCAAGGCAAAATCTCCATCTCTTCCCCCAAAGGCTAAAAAACCCAAAGGCTTGGAAATCTCCGCCCCACCTATGGTTCTCTCCAGCACTGACATCGGTTCCATCGCCCTCAACAGCCCCGCACTTCCGTCGGGGTCCCTGACTCCAGCTTTCTTCACTGCGCAG acCCCAAATGGATTATTGCTGACCCCGAGCCCGCTGCTGTCTAGCATTCATTTCTGGAGCAGTCTCAGTCCTGTCGCTCCTCTGAgtcctgccaggctgcagggaccAAACACTCTGTTCCAG TTTCCGACTCTGCTAAATGGTCACATACCAGTGCCGCTGCCCAGTCTGGACGGAGCCTCTTCTCCCGTACTGCTTTCTCCGAACGCTCAGAAATCCTGA